The Stomoxys calcitrans chromosome 3, idStoCalc2.1, whole genome shotgun sequence genome includes a region encoding these proteins:
- the LOC106086781 gene encoding UV radiation resistance-associated gene protein — translation MNIRPRCREWLPLSTQQLRLRNLQAIQGVNIEVVNSSQSPCCCTSPTTISSCSKCPEKLVYYTLHDHPENEAFYESEKIPLRMYLPLKWAEIQCLSMVKSNANCVCVKVWLWTKKSELNNLDDLVDDKEYADKKEPISALSLEFAKLRRPNKPPGKLLFSWGIFFSGLIPLSLNCEAKCGNNTLIFQMNDELFASPDNFTTENLREQLAMNYERYSASVPKCSIPTPDELTINSPHVSRSSSPVAVDWQRDLLRMSRTRYAQLNCLRSEVRASYDLTKLLRLQQLQRQRLQTQRESIELTADIKRLSLRCITKEQLLRKPRTTSIGLSTSSSTASQYHSMGRTLSLLLAEQQSIDPHQLLRAQELQRQLESLKSRQRLLQSAQDTFSKRITQLRQQLTAATTSRQQLQTWLGGRKRKLNDDKLHLEDFYINQLERRQMKRSIGEQVDRRMSSLCIELKEIYPIAECIGLYTICGVRFPSVEGYVYDSNNPNSVYISDNITPMAISASLGYVGHIVQMISVIINCPLRYPIIHEGSHTRIKDIVRDIPPYASREYPLYSRSSIPTKAVKYAISLLNLNIAQLNYNITGKSCDVRCTIANLLHIFNIFAEIQQNKHQRHSHTRTLPQKRLSITEITNEIDGHQLHENLKHSIKNGEDYSLSKSHSSVDMNHMQPPPPPTLHHHHHLHHHHNHSNKINTYPLTTENLTTHLNSQTIPIDITLERNVMLNNNQQRICRSAGSYTDSEDERDCRSASDSNLTLQTHSGHI, via the exons ATGAATATAAGGCCTCGGTGCCGAGAATGGCTGCCTCTGAGCACACAGCAGTTGCGATTGAGAAATCTTCAAGCAATTCAAGGCGTAAATATTGAGGTGGTGAACAGCAGCCAGAGTCCTTGCTGTTGCACCTCTCCAACGACAATATCATCCTGCAGCAAATGTCCCGAGAAATTGGTGTATTACACTTTACACGATCATCCGGAAAACGAGGCCTTttatgaaagtgaaaaaataCCATTGCGTATGTATTTGCCACTGAAATGGGCGGAGATTCAATGTCTGTCAATGGTAAAGTCCAACGCTAACTGTGTTTGCGTTAAAGTCTGGCTGTGGACCAAGAAATCGGAACTGAATAATTTAGATGATTTAGTCGATGACAAAGAATATGCCGACAAAAAGGAGCCCATCAG tgccTTATCGTTGGAATTTGCCAAACTGAGGAGGCCAAACAAACCTCCTGGTAAATTACTTTTTAGTTGGGGTATTTTCTTTTCGGGTCTCATACCTCTATCACTGAATTGTGAGGCAAAATGTGGAAACAACACCCTTATATTTCAAATGAACGACGAACTATTCGCTTCGCCTGACAATTTCACCACGGAAAACTTAAGAGAACAGCTGGCCATGAATTATGAACGCTATTCGGCCAGTGTGCCCAAGTGCAGTATTCCAACTCCTGACGAACTTACCATCAATTCACCACATGTTAGTCGAAGCTCTAGCCCGGTAGCTGTTGATTGGCAAAGAGACTTGCTGCGAATGTCTCGCACCCGTTATGCCCAGTTGAACTGTTTACGCTCTGAAGTGAGAGCCAGCTATGATTTGACTAAGTTATTAAGATTACAACAACTACAAAGACAACGATTGCAAACGCAGAGGGAGAGCATAGAATTGACGGCTGACATTAAGCGTTTGAGTTTAAGATGCATAACCAAAGAACAATTATTACGAAAGCCCCGAACGACTTCGATTGGTTTATCAACTTCATCATCAACTGCCTCTCAATACCATTCCATGGGACGAACTTTAAGTCTCTTATTAGCAGAACAACAAAGCATTGATCCTCATCAATTGTTGCGAGCTCAAGAGCTGCAACGACAATTAGAGTCCTTGAAAAGTAGACAAAGACTTTTGCAAAGTGCCCAGGATACTTTTTCCAAACGCATTACCCAATTGCGTCAACAACTAACAGCGGCCACAACGTCTAGACAACAGTTGCAAACATGGCTAGGTGGTAGGAAACGTAAGTTAAACGATGACAAGTTGCATTTGGAAGACTTTTATATAAATCAATTGGAGCGAAGACAAATGAAACGTTCTATAGGAGAACAGGTAGATAGGCGCATGTCCTCTTTATGCATAGAACTGAAAGAAATCTATCCAATTGCTGAATGTATTGGCCTCTATACCATATGCGGAGTGCGTTTTCCCTCGGTGGAGGGCTACGTATACGATTCCAATAATCCCAATAGTGTGTATATATCTGATAATATAACACCAATGGCCATAAGCGCCTCGTTGGGATATGTTGGGCATATAGTTCAAATGATATCGGTGATAATAAATTGTCCTTTAAG gtatCCCATAATTCATGAAGGTTCACATACCCGCATTAAGGACATTGTGAGGGATATTCCTCCTTACGCTTCAAGAGA atATCCCCTGTATAGCCGCTCTTCCATTCCCACTAAAGCTGTTAAATATGCTATAAGTTTGCTTAACTTGAATATAGCTCAACTGAACTATAATATCACCGGCAAAAGCTGTGATGTACGTTGCACCATCGCAAATTTGTTACACATTTTCAACATCTTCGCTGAAATCCAACAGAATAAACATCAAAGGCATTCACACACACGAACGCTACCACAAAAACGTTTGTCGATAACAGAGATTACCAACGAAATTGATGGCCACCAGCTGCATGAAAATTTGAAGCACTCCATCAAAAACGGCGAAGACTATTCATTATCTAAATCTCATTCATCGGTGGACATGAATCATATGCAGCCCCCTCCCCCACCGACtcttcaccaccaccaccatcttcatcatcatcataatcataGTAACAAAATAAACACTTATCCATTAACTACTGAAAATCTAACCACCCATTTGAACTCCCAAACAATTCCGATTGACATAACACTGGAACGAAATGTGATGCTAAATAATAACCAACAAAG GATTTGTCGATCTGCCGGCTCTTATACAGATAGTGAAGACGAAAGGGATTGCCGTTCGGCTTCAGACTCCAACTTAACGCTGCAAACCCATAGCGGTCATATTTGA
- the LOC106087061 gene encoding reticulon-4-interacting protein 1 homolog, mitochondrial, whose protein sequence is MLLKSLKGLRNLPNSVRHVASATKSYSAVAYDPAHTKDVAAVEPKSRLKMKGWQIHSYGDIEELQLSHKLKMPQIKQADQCLVKVLSTTVNPIDVAMLGGYGATLLSVMRCQSDSIEFPLTLGREFCGVLVQKGMNVNSSKLPLGQRVWGVVPVQSPQGSHAEYVTVPQYCLTAAPVNLNDEEAASVLYAGLTAWSGLYITANVGGLCGTISSTGGHGGSNKRVLVLGGSGSVGSLALQMLKAQGFQLVATCSEDARELVQNQGADVVVDYKNPVEMETLRSYAPYDVVLDCSGQGPKGAELLNFKYQQYVTFSSPVLKNIDSSGMFLGLLKNVGNLLETNVKSFTEQKGSVKWGFFTPAPQGIEFLKQLVERRKMLPLIESTFKFEQMPEAFQKVKNGHLRGKVVVNMQ, encoded by the exons atgctGCTTAAATCTTTAAAAGGATTGAGGAATCTGCCCAACAGCGTTCGGCATGTGGCCTCAGCCACTAAAAGCTATTCGGCGGTAGCTTATGATCCAGCTCATACAAAAGATGTTGCCGCAGTGGAGCCAAAATCCAGATTAAAAATGAAGGGTTGGCAAATTCATAGTTACGGAGACATTGAAGAACTTCAGCTTTCCCATAAACTTAAAATGCCACAGATAAAACAGGCAGATCAGTGTTTGGTAAAGGTTTTAAGCACTACAGTCAATCCCATCGATGTTGCTATGCTTG GTGGCTATGGAGCAACTTTGTTGAGTGTTATGCGTTGTCAAAGCGACTCCATAGAATTTCCCTTAACTTTAGGGCGAGAGTTCTGTGGTGTTCTAGTGCAGAAGGGTATGAATGTAAACAGTTCCAAATTACCTTTGGGCCAACGAGTATGGGGAGTAGTGCCAGTGCAATCCCCGCAAGGATCGCATGCCGAATATGTAACAGTACCCCAATATTGT TTAACTGCTGCCCCGGTAAATCTTAATGACGAAGAAGCGGCTTCTGTTTTGTATGCCGGACTAACAGCCTGGTCTGGTCTATATATCACAGCAAATGTGGGTGGCCTTTGTGGCACTATTTCTTCAACTGGTGGTCACGGCGGCTCCAataaacgtgttttggtattaggTGGTTCTGGTAGCGTTGGCTCATTGGCCCTACAAATGCTAAAAGCTCAAGGCTTTCAACTTGTGGCAACATGTAGTGAAGATGCACGAGAGTTGGTACAAAATCAAGGAGCCGATGTTGTTGTTGACTACAAAAATCCTGTAGAAATGGAAACGTTGCGTTCATATGCCCCCTATGATGTAGTGCTCGATTGTAGTGGCCAGGGGCCTAAGGGTGCCGaacttttgaatttcaaatatcAACAGTATGTAACATTTTCATCGCCGGTTCTTAAAAACATTGACAGTTCAGGTATGTTTTTGGGACTATTGAAAAATGTTGGCAATCTTCTAGAGACAAATGTCAAATCGTTTACCGAACAAAAGGGTTCCGTTAAGTGGGGATTCTTCACTCCGGCGCCTCAAGGCATAGAATTTTTAAAGCAATTAGTGGAACGACGAAAG atgcTTCCTCTAATTGAGTCCACTTTTAAGTTCGAACAAATGCCAGAGGCTtttcaaaaagttaaaaatgggCATTTACGTGGCAAAGTGGTGGTTAATATGCAATAG